From Pogona vitticeps strain Pit_001003342236 chromosome ZW-PAR, PviZW2.1, whole genome shotgun sequence, one genomic window encodes:
- the AK1 gene encoding adenylate kinase isoenzyme 1, with translation MAAEKLKNHKIIFVVGGPGSGKGTQCERIVQKYGYTHLSTGDLLRAEVGSGSERGKKLSAIMEKGELVPLETVLDMLRDAMLAKADTSKGFLIDGYPREVKQGEEFEKKIAPPSLVLYIDAGKDTMVKRLLKRGETSGRVDDNEETIKKRLETYYKATEPVIDCYEKRGIVRKINAEGSVDAVFQQVCTQLDALK, from the exons ATGGCAGCCG AAAAATTGAAAAACCACAAGATCATTTTCGTCGTCG GCGGGCCTGGCTCAGGCAAGGGGACCCAGTGTGAGAGGATTGTCCAGAAGTATGGCTACACGCACCTGTCCACCGGCGACCTGCTGAGGGCGGAGGTTGGCTCAGGCTCGGAGAGGGGGAAGAAGTTGTCAGCCATCATGGAGAAAGGAGAGCTGGTCCCATTG GAAACGGTCCTCGACATGCTGAGGGACGCCATGCTGGCCAAGGCCGACACCTCCAAGGGTTTCTTGATCGACGGCTACCCCCGGGAGGTGAAGCAGGGCGAGGAGTTTGAGAAGAAG ATCGCACCCCCCTCATTGGTCCTGTACATAGACGCTGGGAAAGACACCATGGTGAAGCGGCTGCTGAAGCGGGGTGAAACGAGCGGGCGGGTGGACGACAACGAAGAGACCATCAAGAAGCGGCTGGAGACCTACTACAAGGCCACGGAGCCCGTCATCGACTGCTACGAGAAAAGGGGAATCGTCCGCAAG ATCAACGCGGAAGGCTCCGTGGATGCCGTTTTCCAGCAAGTCTGCACTCAGCTGGACGCCTTGAAGTGA